A genomic window from Solidesulfovibrio sp. includes:
- a CDS encoding 4Fe-4S dicluster domain-containing protein encodes MSSDACILESCRGVKPGGCRFAPPLPEGFAEALEGLLARAPVPAGLAGLGRPLRHHERLRLSLCACPNGCARPHVADVGLVAVREVAVDAAACTGCGACRDVCPDGAITMEGDAAAMDAARCLGCGQCLAVCPAGAIAAGSTRFRVVIGGRLGRRPRLGLELRHRLDGQAAQGLVARCLDAHARLARPGRRFGDIVCPAGQPGLPAWIWP; translated from the coding sequence ATGTCGTCCGATGCGTGTATACTGGAATCCTGCCGGGGCGTGAAGCCGGGCGGATGCCGTTTCGCCCCGCCCCTGCCCGAGGGGTTTGCCGAGGCGTTGGAGGGCTTGCTGGCCCGCGCCCCCGTCCCCGCCGGCCTGGCCGGGCTGGGCCGGCCCCTGCGCCATCACGAGCGGTTGCGCCTGAGCCTGTGCGCCTGCCCCAACGGCTGCGCCAGGCCGCATGTGGCCGATGTGGGGCTCGTTGCCGTCCGGGAGGTGGCCGTGGACGCCGCCGCCTGCACCGGCTGCGGGGCCTGTCGGGACGTCTGCCCGGACGGGGCCATCACCATGGAAGGCGACGCTGCGGCCATGGACGCCGCGCGCTGCCTGGGCTGCGGCCAATGCCTGGCGGTTTGCCCGGCCGGGGCCATCGCGGCGGGGTCGACGCGGTTTCGCGTCGTGATCGGCGGCCGCCTGGGCCGGCGGCCACGGCTCGGACTGGAACTGCGCCACCGACTGGACGGGCAGGCGGCCCAGGGGCTCGTCGCGCGCTGCCTGGACGCCCATGCCCGGCTGGCACGCCCGGGCCGACGTTTCGGCGACATCGTCTGCCCGGCCGGCCAACCCGGCCTGCCGGCCTGGATATGGCCATGA
- the hcp gene encoding hydroxylamine reductase, with amino-acid sequence MFCYQCEQTAKGTGCDKLGVCGKKPEVSDLQDLLVYALTGLGQAAVAAKAEGKAVPLETGRFFSKALFTTLTNVNFDAADFKPWIEETVAKRETLAAIVSAKLPEGPATFRPAADLDGLVAQGAKHGLKDIPETNDDIRSLKHTLLFGLKGVAAYADHAAILGQEDPAVYEFLYEGLAATFSTDKDLGAWVGLALKCGEVNLRAMELLDAANTGAYGHPTPTVVPLGHKAGKAILVSGHDLKDLKDLLEQTAGKGISIYTHGEMLPAHGYPELKKHPHFFGHYGTAWQNQHKEFAAFPGAILMTTNCIQKPAESYLGSIFTTGLVGWPGATHVKNGDFGPVIAKALAMPGFAADEDKDTVMTGFARNAVLGVAGTVIEAVKAGKIRHFFLVAGCDGAKPGRNYYTEFVEKAPADTIVLTLACGKFRFFDKKLGDIGGIPRLLDMGQCNDAYSAIQVAVALAKAFDCGVNDLPLSLVLSWYEQKAVAILLTLLHLGIKNMRLGPSLPAFLTPNVLNFLVANYDIKPISTPEEDLQAILG; translated from the coding sequence ATGTTTTGCTACCAGTGCGAACAGACGGCCAAGGGTACCGGTTGCGACAAGCTGGGCGTGTGCGGCAAGAAACCCGAGGTCTCCGACCTGCAGGATCTGCTGGTCTACGCCCTGACCGGGCTTGGCCAGGCCGCCGTGGCCGCCAAGGCCGAAGGCAAGGCCGTTCCCCTGGAGACGGGCCGCTTTTTCTCCAAGGCGCTGTTTACCACCCTCACCAACGTCAATTTCGACGCCGCCGACTTCAAGCCCTGGATCGAGGAGACCGTGGCCAAGCGCGAGACCCTGGCCGCCATCGTCTCCGCCAAGCTGCCCGAGGGCCCGGCCACCTTCCGCCCGGCCGCCGACCTCGACGGCCTGGTCGCCCAGGGCGCCAAGCACGGCCTCAAGGACATCCCCGAAACCAACGACGACATCCGCTCCCTCAAGCACACCCTGCTTTTCGGCCTCAAGGGCGTGGCCGCCTACGCCGACCATGCCGCCATCCTGGGCCAGGAAGACCCGGCCGTGTACGAGTTCCTCTACGAGGGCCTGGCCGCCACCTTCTCCACGGACAAGGACCTGGGCGCCTGGGTCGGCCTGGCGCTCAAGTGCGGCGAAGTGAACCTGCGGGCCATGGAACTGCTCGACGCCGCCAACACCGGCGCCTACGGCCATCCGACCCCGACCGTGGTGCCCCTTGGCCACAAGGCCGGCAAGGCCATCCTGGTCTCGGGCCACGACCTCAAGGACTTGAAGGACCTGCTGGAACAGACCGCCGGCAAGGGTATTTCCATCTACACCCACGGCGAGATGCTGCCGGCCCACGGCTATCCCGAGCTCAAGAAGCACCCGCACTTCTTCGGCCACTACGGCACGGCCTGGCAGAACCAGCACAAGGAATTCGCCGCCTTCCCCGGCGCCATCCTCATGACCACCAACTGCATCCAGAAGCCGGCCGAGAGCTACCTGGGCAGCATCTTCACCACGGGCCTGGTCGGCTGGCCGGGCGCCACCCACGTCAAAAACGGCGACTTCGGCCCGGTCATCGCCAAAGCCCTGGCCATGCCCGGTTTCGCCGCCGACGAGGACAAGGACACGGTCATGACCGGTTTCGCCAGAAACGCCGTCCTGGGCGTTGCCGGCACGGTCATCGAGGCGGTCAAGGCCGGCAAGATCCGCCACTTCTTCCTGGTGGCCGGCTGCGACGGGGCCAAGCCCGGCCGCAACTACTACACCGAGTTCGTGGAAAAGGCCCCGGCCGACACCATCGTGCTCACCCTGGCCTGCGGCAAGTTCCGCTTCTTCGACAAGAAGCTCGGCGACATCGGCGGCATCCCGCGCCTGCTGGACATGGGCCAGTGCAACGACGCCTACTCGGCCATCCAGGTGGCCGTGGCCCTGGCCAAGGCGTTCGACTGCGGCGTCAACGACCTGCCCCTGTCCCTGGTCCTGTCCTGGTACGAGCAGAAGGCCGTGGCCATCCTGCTCACCCTGCTGCACCTCGGCATCAAGAACATGCGCCTGGGGCCCAGCCTGCCGGCCTTCCTCACGCCCAACGTCCTCAACTTCCTGGTCGCCAACTACGACATCAAACCCATCAGCACGCCCGAGGAAGACTTGCAGGCCATCCTCGGCTAA
- a CDS encoding 4Fe-4S binding protein: MNILGTTALALGLCVFAAHALRLGEAGLCAAVLSLLGLFFSRRRFAPYVLGPATLLAGLLLAGAARDFIGFRVAAGLPWLRLAAIMAGVVAVCLGGGLWAFSRRAAGVFSRGGDKPVPQAAAFWLTVGLLGLARSKVAFPILLADRFFPGWGWLEIALLGFYAAWLVGRMLAAPRWGMVRSRYWAAFSLVFFAQLGLGLAGATVFLMTGALHLPVPALIVAGPLYRGEGLFMPILYLSTLLLVGPGWCSHLCYIGAADDACARLGRKVPRRLGRSLPYWRAGTLALAVGLALGLRLAGVGTEAAVWWAALFGLVGLGVMATASRKTGVMVHCTAYCPIGLVGNVLGRLSPWRVRMGAGCDACGRCATACRYLALTPRDLAKGRPGLSCTLCGDCVGACGKGVMGYRFPGLSPEAARMAYATLVVALHAVFLGVARI; this comes from the coding sequence ATGAACATCCTGGGTACCACCGCGCTGGCCTTGGGGCTTTGCGTCTTCGCCGCCCATGCCTTGCGCCTGGGCGAGGCCGGCCTTTGCGCGGCCGTGCTTTCGCTTTTGGGGTTGTTTTTTTCGCGGCGGCGTTTCGCGCCGTATGTCCTCGGCCCGGCAACGCTGCTGGCCGGATTGCTGCTGGCCGGCGCGGCCCGGGATTTCATCGGCTTCCGGGTGGCCGCCGGGCTGCCCTGGCTGCGCCTGGCGGCGATCATGGCCGGGGTGGTGGCGGTCTGCCTTGGCGGCGGGCTGTGGGCGTTTTCGCGGCGGGCGGCGGGCGTTTTCAGCCGGGGCGGCGACAAACCCGTGCCCCAGGCGGCGGCCTTCTGGCTCACGGTGGGCCTGCTCGGGCTCGCCCGATCGAAGGTGGCCTTCCCGATCCTTTTGGCCGACCGTTTTTTCCCGGGCTGGGGGTGGCTGGAAATCGCGCTGCTCGGCTTTTACGCCGCCTGGCTGGTCGGCCGAATGCTGGCCGCGCCCCGCTGGGGAATGGTGCGCTCGCGCTACTGGGCCGCTTTTTCCCTGGTCTTTTTCGCCCAGCTCGGCCTGGGGCTGGCCGGGGCGACCGTGTTTCTCATGACCGGCGCCCTGCACCTGCCGGTGCCGGCGCTGATCGTGGCCGGCCCGCTCTACCGGGGCGAGGGGCTCTTCATGCCCATCCTCTATCTCTCCACGCTGCTGCTGGTCGGGCCGGGCTGGTGTTCGCACCTGTGCTACATCGGCGCGGCCGACGACGCCTGCGCCAGGCTCGGACGCAAGGTGCCCAGGCGGCTCGGACGGAGCTTGCCGTATTGGCGGGCCGGGACCCTGGCCCTGGCCGTGGGCCTGGCCCTGGGGCTGCGCCTGGCCGGGGTCGGCACCGAGGCGGCGGTGTGGTGGGCGGCGCTTTTCGGGCTCGTCGGCCTGGGCGTCATGGCCACGGCCTCGCGCAAGACGGGGGTGATGGTCCACTGCACGGCCTACTGCCCCATCGGGCTCGTGGGCAACGTGCTGGGAAGGCTCTCGCCCTGGCGGGTGCGGATGGGGGCGGGCTGCGACGCCTGCGGCCGGTGCGCGACGGCCTGCCGCTACCTGGCGCTGACGCCCCGCGACCTGGCCAAGGGCCGGCCGGGGCTTTCCTGCACGCTGTGCGGCGACTGCGTCGGCGCCTGCGGCAAGGGGGTGATGGGCTACCGTTTCCCGGGCCTTTCCCCCGAGGCGGCGCGAATGGCCTATGCCACGCTGGTGGTGGCCCTGCACGCCGTGTTTCTGGGTGTGGCGCGCATCTAA
- a CDS encoding cupin domain-containing protein, which translates to MKKINIFEEGPFKDTGYGMLWVHDSPNFRVVNFNFKAGQSLPVHSHDTDGELTIAVLAGEGEFLGEGETSLPAKPGDVLVCPIATPHGIKAITDMRVLVTIAPPP; encoded by the coding sequence ATGAAGAAAATAAACATATTCGAGGAAGGGCCTTTCAAGGACACGGGTTACGGCATGCTCTGGGTGCACGATTCGCCCAACTTCCGGGTGGTCAACTTCAACTTCAAGGCCGGCCAGAGCCTGCCCGTGCATTCCCACGACACGGACGGGGAGCTGACCATCGCGGTCCTTGCCGGCGAAGGGGAATTCCTGGGCGAGGGCGAGACCAGCCTGCCGGCCAAGCCCGGGGACGTGCTGGTGTGCCCCATCGCCACGCCCCACGGCATCAAGGCCATCACGGACATGCGGGTGCTGGTGACCATCGCCCCGCCGCCCTAA
- a CDS encoding HD domain-containing protein yields MTAKTQFVKDLVPGQPAADVFCLGAARLAQAKNGPFWTLVLEDATGQIEAKIWSPAAREYAELSPGQFVHVEGQVGAYRDKPQVNVERLRVLPPEEFSPDLSQFVPTSAEPPEALLEQLTELCRAEISHAPWRKFCTKVLAHPEFHSRLLEAPGAKNVHHAYRGGLLEHTLSVARLVLAICERYPHLDRDTLTAAAVCHDLGKAWELTAGPARDYTDAGRLLGHIVITLELVEPLLKKAGIDPELALHFKHILLAHHGEYEYGSPRRPKTAEAFVLHFADNIDAKLNQIEATFESDEPGQWSPFARTLDRFLYNPKRTPREAPEKPPKPREKDAQCLLPLKA; encoded by the coding sequence GTGACCGCGAAAACACAATTCGTCAAAGACCTCGTGCCCGGACAGCCCGCCGCCGACGTGTTCTGCCTCGGCGCGGCCAGGCTGGCCCAGGCCAAAAACGGCCCCTTCTGGACGCTCGTCCTCGAGGACGCCACCGGCCAGATCGAGGCCAAGATCTGGAGCCCGGCGGCGCGCGAGTACGCCGAGCTGTCCCCGGGACAGTTCGTCCACGTCGAGGGCCAGGTCGGCGCCTACCGCGACAAGCCGCAAGTCAACGTCGAGCGGCTGCGGGTGCTGCCCCCGGAGGAGTTTTCCCCGGACCTGTCCCAGTTCGTGCCCACCAGCGCCGAGCCGCCCGAAGCGCTCCTGGAACAGCTCACCGAGCTTTGCCGCGCGGAAATCTCCCACGCCCCCTGGCGCAAGTTCTGCACCAAGGTGCTGGCCCATCCCGAATTCCACAGCCGGCTCCTCGAGGCCCCGGGCGCAAAAAACGTCCACCACGCCTACCGGGGCGGCCTGCTCGAACACACCCTGTCCGTGGCCCGGCTGGTCCTGGCCATCTGCGAGCGCTACCCCCACCTCGACCGCGACACGCTGACCGCCGCCGCCGTCTGCCACGACCTGGGCAAGGCCTGGGAACTGACCGCCGGCCCGGCCCGGGACTACACCGACGCCGGCCGGCTGCTCGGCCACATCGTCATCACCCTGGAACTGGTGGAGCCGCTGCTCAAAAAGGCCGGCATCGACCCCGAGCTGGCCCTGCACTTCAAGCACATCCTGCTGGCCCACCACGGCGAATACGAATACGGCTCGCCGCGCCGGCCCAAGACCGCCGAAGCCTTCGTGCTGCACTTCGCGGACAACATCGACGCCAAGCTCAACCAGATCGAGGCGACCTTCGAGTCCGACGAACCCGGCCAATGGTCCCCCTTCGCCCGCACCCTGGACCGCTTCCTCTACAACCCCAAGCGCACCCCCCGGGAGGCCCCGGAAAAACCGCCCAAGCCCCGGGAAAAGGACGCGCAGTGTTTATTACCTTTGAAGGCGTAG
- the tmk gene encoding dTMP kinase — MFITFEGVEGSGKSTQIARLQARLEAAGRAVTVTRQPGGCELGLTLRAILLSTKTTNLDSRAELFLYLADRAQHVAEIIRPAQQRGHIVICDRFADSTVAYQGYGRGLDVGLLNTLNDVAVAGAWPQCTLLLDLEPEQGLRRTLARALANPHGADEGRFEAEHLEFHRRVRQGYLALATLHPRRFAVIDASRDVDQVAQDVWQAVAERLAG, encoded by the coding sequence GTGTTTATTACCTTTGAAGGCGTAGAAGGCTCGGGCAAATCCACCCAGATCGCCCGGCTGCAAGCGCGCCTGGAAGCCGCGGGCCGCGCCGTCACCGTCACCCGCCAGCCCGGCGGCTGCGAACTGGGGCTGACCCTGCGGGCCATCCTGCTGTCCACCAAGACCACAAACCTCGACAGCCGGGCCGAACTCTTCCTCTATCTGGCCGACCGGGCCCAGCACGTGGCCGAAATCATCCGCCCGGCCCAGCAGCGCGGCCACATCGTCATCTGCGACCGCTTCGCCGACTCCACCGTGGCCTACCAGGGCTACGGCCGGGGCCTGGACGTCGGCCTGCTCAATACCTTAAACGACGTGGCCGTGGCCGGCGCCTGGCCGCAATGCACCCTCCTCCTCGACCTCGAGCCCGAACAAGGCCTGCGCCGTACTCTGGCCCGCGCCCTTGCCAACCCCCACGGAGCCGATGAAGGCCGCTTCGAAGCCGAACACCTCGAATTCCACCGCCGCGTGCGCCAAGGCTACCTTGCCCTGGCCACCCTGCACCCCCGCCGCTTCGCCGTCATCGACGCCAGCCGCGACGTGGACCAGGTCGCACAGGACGTCTGGCAAGCCGTGGCCGAGCGCCTGGCCGGGTAG
- a CDS encoding radical SAM protein — MKVLCANPPWWVEQPDAIYGAGLLAGVRAGSRWPFTSVVRSRPGQYRFGDYIPYPFFLGSAATYLARETGVAVDFRDSIALREDYVAFDKALAAGGYDYVVIESASPSWPHDAELIAHIKKNHPATRVVVAGPIAAHGEKLLAEHPLHAVIAGEYEKGLVKVLGGAAGYLAHDLLTEAELNAAPYPYFDPLHANKYWDANPKGQIFPQLQVLTSRGCPFKCIFCVWPAVMSNNDPDGTAVRRVRQLSSDYVEGMLTELVGRYGFKSIYFDDDTFNLGDRHVEGICAVMARLHLPWSAMCRADTVSWDTWRLMRDSGCFGVKIGFESGNQWVVDNIVRKNLDLEKARDVVHHLKALGMTVHGTFTVGLPGETPEQVADTRRYRAALPLDSFQESGTAEIEGSPLSTLRRAGRLDKYAGASLAGYVAAADGTRKRELVALRDSGLAEAALCLRHGRPAVAESICRNLLETGGEDASVLDTLGTIAVRARKLDVAVRFFSRAIAADGQAAAPCLHLGLLLRDQGLAEEAASCLRRALALDPDGAEAREALLALGADPEDGEVPDAKAQAALARSLSVTAVTNWGRTLRRAMRDVDGQDQAAPRPASGDGPARYPRVIVLDHGLRFLAGHHFAYDIGVLAACVKRGVPVEFLVYADCQPEAVQVLRARAVLQPTQYASHSGDRYCAWLEDFLIAGTMAEFNLFKNLRTDLDPSDIVFSHTCDPKVVRGIAAWYTSLAKDRRPYLVLKFQNHCYRFVSPDHLALAKSIFRLALKPFINEPKVRFAASNTLIGSQIKAMAEKTCPVFPVPLRLEVPARPYRSRAEKGMVRIGYAGEGRVEQGVGYLPEVIEAILPAYPDAVFEVQFACRFVDDDTLSRLRAFGDRVRIHESCYVGEDFHRLIASFDALLLPYQPRSYVERSSQVVIEAMALGVPLIVPVGTSLALEVKRFDCGYTLIRSHDGLSIIDAVSRFIDNHDALTRKSVDVAPRVAAFHNGDTLVKLLLESCGVAVGPMDK, encoded by the coding sequence ATGAAAGTCTTGTGCGCGAATCCGCCCTGGTGGGTGGAACAGCCCGACGCCATCTACGGCGCGGGGCTCCTGGCCGGGGTGCGGGCCGGCTCCCGCTGGCCGTTCACGTCGGTGGTGCGCTCGCGGCCCGGCCAGTACCGCTTCGGCGACTACATCCCCTATCCCTTCTTCCTGGGGTCGGCCGCCACCTACCTGGCCCGGGAGACGGGCGTCGCCGTGGACTTCCGCGATTCCATCGCCCTTCGCGAGGACTACGTCGCCTTCGACAAGGCCCTGGCCGCCGGCGGCTACGACTACGTCGTCATCGAATCGGCCTCGCCCAGCTGGCCCCACGACGCGGAACTCATCGCCCACATCAAGAAGAACCATCCGGCCACCCGCGTCGTCGTGGCCGGCCCCATCGCCGCCCATGGCGAAAAGCTGCTGGCCGAGCATCCGTTGCACGCGGTCATCGCCGGCGAATACGAAAAGGGGCTGGTCAAGGTCCTCGGCGGGGCTGCGGGCTACCTGGCCCACGACCTGCTGACCGAGGCCGAGCTCAACGCCGCGCCCTACCCCTATTTCGATCCGCTGCACGCCAACAAGTACTGGGATGCCAACCCCAAAGGCCAGATATTCCCCCAGTTGCAGGTCCTGACCAGCCGGGGCTGCCCGTTCAAATGCATTTTCTGCGTCTGGCCGGCGGTGATGTCCAACAACGACCCGGACGGCACGGCCGTGCGCCGGGTGCGCCAGCTTTCCTCCGATTACGTGGAGGGCATGTTGACGGAACTGGTCGGGCGCTACGGCTTCAAAAGCATCTATTTCGACGACGACACCTTCAACCTGGGCGACCGGCACGTGGAGGGCATCTGCGCCGTCATGGCCCGCTTGCACCTCCCCTGGTCGGCCATGTGCCGGGCCGACACCGTCTCCTGGGACACCTGGCGGCTGATGCGCGACAGCGGCTGCTTCGGCGTCAAAATCGGCTTCGAGAGCGGCAACCAGTGGGTGGTGGACAATATCGTGCGCAAGAACCTGGACCTGGAAAAGGCCCGGGACGTGGTCCATCACCTCAAGGCCCTGGGCATGACCGTCCACGGCACCTTCACCGTGGGCCTGCCCGGGGAGACGCCCGAACAGGTGGCCGACACCCGGCGCTACCGGGCCGCGCTGCCGCTGGACAGCTTCCAGGAATCGGGCACGGCCGAGATCGAAGGTTCGCCCCTGTCCACCTTGCGCCGGGCCGGCAGGCTCGACAAGTATGCCGGCGCGTCGCTTGCGGGCTACGTGGCCGCCGCCGACGGCACGCGCAAGCGGGAGCTGGTGGCCCTGCGCGATTCGGGCCTGGCCGAGGCGGCCCTGTGTCTGCGCCACGGCCGGCCGGCCGTGGCCGAGTCCATCTGCCGCAACCTGCTGGAAACCGGCGGCGAGGACGCTAGCGTGCTCGATACGCTCGGCACCATCGCCGTGCGGGCGCGCAAGCTCGACGTGGCGGTGCGGTTTTTTTCCCGGGCCATCGCCGCCGACGGGCAGGCCGCCGCGCCCTGCCTGCACCTGGGCCTGCTTTTGCGCGACCAGGGCCTGGCCGAGGAGGCGGCCTCGTGCCTGCGCCGGGCCCTGGCCCTGGACCCGGACGGCGCCGAGGCCCGGGAGGCGCTTCTCGCCCTGGGGGCCGACCCCGAGGACGGCGAGGTCCCGGACGCCAAGGCCCAGGCCGCTCTGGCCCGGTCCCTGTCCGTCACGGCCGTCACCAACTGGGGCCGGACCCTGCGTCGGGCCATGCGCGACGTGGACGGACAGGACCAGGCGGCTCCGCGGCCGGCCTCGGGCGACGGCCCGGCGCGCTATCCCCGGGTGATCGTCCTGGACCACGGGCTGCGGTTTCTGGCCGGCCATCATTTCGCTTATGACATCGGGGTGCTCGCTGCCTGCGTCAAGCGCGGCGTGCCGGTGGAATTTCTCGTCTACGCCGACTGCCAGCCCGAGGCGGTCCAGGTGCTGCGGGCCAGGGCCGTGCTCCAGCCCACCCAGTACGCCAGCCATTCCGGGGACAGGTACTGCGCCTGGCTGGAGGATTTCCTCATCGCCGGGACCATGGCCGAGTTCAACCTCTTCAAGAACCTGCGCACCGACCTCGACCCCTCGGACATCGTCTTTTCCCACACCTGCGACCCCAAGGTCGTGCGCGGCATCGCCGCCTGGTACACCTCCCTGGCCAAGGACAGGCGGCCCTACCTGGTCCTCAAGTTCCAGAACCACTGCTACCGCTTCGTTTCCCCGGACCATCTGGCCCTGGCCAAATCCATCTTCCGGCTGGCGCTCAAGCCTTTCATCAACGAGCCCAAGGTCCGGTTCGCGGCCAGCAACACGCTCATCGGCTCCCAGATCAAGGCCATGGCCGAAAAAACCTGTCCGGTGTTTCCGGTGCCGTTGCGGTTGGAGGTGCCGGCCAGGCCCTACCGCAGCCGGGCCGAGAAGGGCATGGTGCGCATCGGCTATGCCGGCGAGGGCCGGGTGGAGCAGGGGGTGGGCTATCTGCCCGAGGTGATCGAGGCGATCTTGCCGGCCTATCCGGACGCGGTGTTCGAGGTGCAGTTCGCCTGCCGCTTCGTGGACGACGACACGCTTTCGCGCCTGCGCGCCTTCGGCGACCGGGTGCGCATCCACGAGAGCTGCTACGTGGGCGAGGACTTCCACCGGCTCATCGCCTCCTTCGACGCGCTTTTGTTGCCCTACCAGCCGCGCAGCTACGTCGAGCGCTCGTCCCAGGTGGTCATCGAGGCCATGGCGTTGGGGGTGCCGCTGATCGTGCCTGTCGGCACGTCCCTGGCCTTGGAGGTCAAGCGGTTCGACTGCGGCTATACCCTCATCCGCAGCCACGACGGGCTGTCGATCATCGACGCGGTCTCCCGTTTCATCGACAACCACGACGCGCTCACCCGCAAGTCCGTGGACGTGGCCCCGCGCGTGGCCGCCTTTCACAACGGCGACACGCTGGTCAAACTGCTGCTGGAGTCGTGCGGCGTGGCGGTGGGGCCGATGGACAAGTGA
- a CDS encoding 4Fe-4S dicluster domain-containing protein, translated as MKRKIIEIDESLCNGCGQCVTGCAEGALEIVDGKAKVVADHFCDGLGACIGHCPTGALAIIEREAPEFDEKAVEARLTALGKSFKSHQPGGGCPSAQAMTLGPCQQANIPTAQPAAAGAGLSTWPVKLRLVPPTAPFFKGARLLLASDCVPAAFPAFHSAFLPGRVALIGCPKFDDVQGYVEKLTAIARENDLAEITVLQMEVPCCAGMARIAAAAVAASGKRVPITKVVVGRRGEIVSMGPVAEGPLGLGG; from the coding sequence ATGAAACGCAAGATCATCGAAATCGACGAATCCCTGTGCAACGGCTGCGGCCAGTGCGTGACCGGCTGCGCCGAGGGGGCCCTGGAAATCGTGGACGGCAAGGCCAAGGTCGTGGCCGACCACTTCTGCGACGGCCTGGGCGCCTGCATCGGCCACTGCCCCACCGGCGCGCTCGCCATCATCGAACGCGAGGCCCCGGAGTTCGACGAAAAGGCCGTGGAAGCGCGCCTGACCGCGCTGGGCAAGTCGTTTAAGTCCCACCAGCCCGGCGGCGGCTGCCCCTCGGCCCAGGCCATGACGCTTGGCCCTTGCCAGCAGGCCAACATCCCCACGGCCCAGCCGGCGGCGGCGGGCGCGGGCCTGTCCACCTGGCCGGTCAAGCTGCGCCTGGTGCCGCCCACGGCGCCCTTTTTCAAGGGGGCGCGGCTGCTTCTGGCCTCGGACTGCGTGCCGGCCGCCTTCCCGGCCTTCCATTCGGCCTTCCTGCCCGGCCGGGTGGCCCTTATAGGCTGCCCCAAGTTCGACGACGTGCAGGGCTATGTGGAGAAGCTGACGGCCATTGCCCGGGAAAACGACCTCGCCGAGATCACGGTCTTGCAGATGGAAGTGCCCTGCTGCGCCGGCATGGCCCGCATCGCGGCGGCGGCCGTGGCCGCGTCGGGCAAGCGCGTGCCTATAACCAAGGTCGTGGTCGGCCGGCGCGGCGAAATCGTGTCCATGGGCCCGGTGGCCGAGGGGCCGTTGGGCCTGGGCGGGTAA
- a CDS encoding Crp/Fnr family transcriptional regulator produces the protein MDKMRAVADIKLFSGLGAREQASLAGVAETRRYAKGEDIFFAGQSAQGFFSVASGKVRIYQTSLSGKEHIIHVFGPGEVFAEVAVFSGGVYPASAQAMEDGEYLFFPRERFRRLIVAEPDLAMNMLGLLSIRLRQLVKKIEDLSLREVPARLAAHLLLLRAQSKKDRLTLDLPKGQLAAYLGTIPETLSRVLRRFGDDGLIALSGNSLEILDVARLEDQAGVSGLGGGVEGRMPPAGGGGGGGGGGGAGRPG, from the coding sequence ATGGACAAGATGCGGGCCGTGGCCGACATCAAGCTGTTTTCGGGACTCGGCGCACGCGAACAGGCCTCCCTGGCCGGCGTGGCCGAAACGCGGCGCTACGCCAAGGGCGAGGACATCTTTTTCGCCGGGCAGTCGGCCCAGGGATTTTTCTCCGTGGCCTCGGGCAAGGTGCGCATCTACCAGACGTCGCTTTCCGGCAAGGAGCATATCATCCACGTCTTCGGGCCGGGCGAGGTCTTCGCCGAGGTGGCCGTCTTTTCCGGCGGCGTCTACCCGGCCAGCGCCCAGGCCATGGAGGACGGCGAATACCTGTTCTTCCCGCGCGAACGCTTCCGGCGCCTGATCGTCGCCGAACCCGACCTGGCCATGAACATGCTCGGCCTGCTCTCCATCCGCCTGCGCCAGCTCGTCAAGAAAATCGAGGACCTGAGCCTTCGCGAAGTGCCGGCCCGCCTGGCCGCCCACCTGCTGCTGCTGCGGGCCCAAAGCAAAAAGGACCGCCTGACCCTGGACCTGCCCAAGGGACAGCTCGCCGCCTACCTCGGCACCATCCCCGAAACCCTCTCCCGCGTGCTGCGCCGGTTCGGCGACGACGGGCTCATCGCGCTTTCGGGCAACAGCCTGGAGATACTGGACGTCGCCCGGCTGGAGGATCAGGCCGGGGTGTCCGGCCTTGGGGGGGGGGTGGAGGGAAGAATGCCTCCGGCGGGGGGGGGGGGGGGGGGGGGGGGGGGGGGGGGGGCGGGGCGCCCCGGG